The following proteins are encoded in a genomic region of Henckelia pumila isolate YLH828 unplaced genomic scaffold, ASM3356847v2 CTG_298:::fragment_3, whole genome shotgun sequence:
- the LOC140871021 gene encoding uncharacterized protein isoform X3: protein MWPGPAHEHIYLCIYWDWERELLHSSGASKMADKPSRALLLYGDGLAGSIGPHHTHLHSFASRACCGFLALPHTPHPGNEDARTIREFLELLDANEAFDNADAEGLVEHKSLEKCEFLTIRERFMGMKAAVITDNSSSRTIGDKLGLSVFQWNELCKDSHSQVRMPDLASEILGLIGFKEGKTLDTSQFDLVFAHIGANQKILDLKEIELVNDLAGEVMNIAESGIDLNSRLHMSIIMSYGSTLGDDLLNVSLPYADSTKYRELSSVVPRQSYAFKGGKPRENFRHHSPMLLAQFQNAVTRKDMVEMFSFKDFEANGGNLVIPADRLLHEVAFKLWKTPKYGA from the exons ATGTGGCCCGGCCCGGCCCACGAGCACATTTACTTGTGTATATACTGGGACTGGGAGAGGGAGCTGCTCCATTCAAGTGGAGCTTCAAAAATGGCGGACAAGCCAAGCAGAGCGTTGTTATTATACGGAGACGGATTAGCTGGATCCATTGGCCCCCATCACACTCACCTCCATTCCTTCGCGTCGCGGGCCTGCTGTGGTTTCTTGGCCCTCCCTCACACTcctcatccag GAAATGAGGATGCGAGAACAATTAGGGAGTTTTTGGAGTTGCTAGATGCAAATGAAGCATTTGACAATGCG GATGCAGAAGGGCTAGTCGAACATAAATCTCTAGAAAAGTGTGaatttctgaccataagagagAG GTTCATGGGAATGAAGGCTGCTGTAATCACCGACAACTCGAGTTCGAGAACTATTGGAGACAAACTTGGGTTAAGTGTGTTCCAGTGGAATGAGCTATGCAAAGACAGTCATTCTCAGGTCAGGATGCCGGATTTAGCCTCCGAAATACTAGGATTGATTGGATTCAAAGAAGGGAAGACATTAGACACCAGCCAATTTGATTTAGTTTTTGCGCATATTGGTGCAAACCAAAAGATTCTCGATTTAAAAGAGATTGAACTTGTGAACGATTTGGCTGGTGAAGTAATGAATATTGCAGAATCTGGAATCGATTTGAATTCTCGTTTGCACATGTCTATTATAATGAGCTATGGATCTACCCTTGGGGATGACCTTTTAAATGTTTCCTTACCTTATGCTGATTCGACAAAATATAGAGAACTTTCATCGGTTGTCCCTCGACAAAGTTACGCGTTCAAAGGAGGAAAGCCGAGGGAAAATTTTAG GCACCACTCCCCCATGCTGCTTGCTCAGTTTCAGAATGCCGTGACTCGCAAGGATATGGTGGAGATGTTTTCTTTTAAAGATTTTGAAGCG AATGGAGGAAACCTCGTTATACCTGCCGATAGATTATTACATGAAGTAGCTTTCAAACTTTGGAAGactccaaagtatggagcatAA
- the LOC140871021 gene encoding uncharacterized protein isoform X1: MWPGPAHEHIYLCIYWDWERELLHSSGASKMADKPSRALLLYGDGLAGSIGPHHTHLHSFASRACCGFLALPHTPHPGNEDARTIREFLELLDANEAFDNAIINLQCLTIPFMMHQDAEGLVEHKSLEKCEFLTIRERFMGMKAAVITDNSSSRTIGDKLGLSVFQWNELCKDSHSQVRMPDLASEILGLIGFKEGKTLDTSQFDLVFAHIGANQKILDLKEIELVNDLAGEVMNIAESGIDLNSRLHMSIIMSYGSTLGDDLLNVSLPYADSTKYRELSSVVPRQSYAFKGGKPRENFRHHSPMLLAQFQNAVTRKDMVEMFSFKDFEANGGNLVIPADRLLHEVAFKLWKTPKYGA, encoded by the exons ATGTGGCCCGGCCCGGCCCACGAGCACATTTACTTGTGTATATACTGGGACTGGGAGAGGGAGCTGCTCCATTCAAGTGGAGCTTCAAAAATGGCGGACAAGCCAAGCAGAGCGTTGTTATTATACGGAGACGGATTAGCTGGATCCATTGGCCCCCATCACACTCACCTCCATTCCTTCGCGTCGCGGGCCTGCTGTGGTTTCTTGGCCCTCCCTCACACTcctcatccag GAAATGAGGATGCGAGAACAATTAGGGAGTTTTTGGAGTTGCTAGATGCAAATGAAGCATTTGACAATGCG ATAATTAATTTACAGTGCCTGACAATCCCTTTTATGATGCATCAGGATGCAGAAGGGCTAGTCGAACATAAATCTCTAGAAAAGTGTGaatttctgaccataagagagAG GTTCATGGGAATGAAGGCTGCTGTAATCACCGACAACTCGAGTTCGAGAACTATTGGAGACAAACTTGGGTTAAGTGTGTTCCAGTGGAATGAGCTATGCAAAGACAGTCATTCTCAGGTCAGGATGCCGGATTTAGCCTCCGAAATACTAGGATTGATTGGATTCAAAGAAGGGAAGACATTAGACACCAGCCAATTTGATTTAGTTTTTGCGCATATTGGTGCAAACCAAAAGATTCTCGATTTAAAAGAGATTGAACTTGTGAACGATTTGGCTGGTGAAGTAATGAATATTGCAGAATCTGGAATCGATTTGAATTCTCGTTTGCACATGTCTATTATAATGAGCTATGGATCTACCCTTGGGGATGACCTTTTAAATGTTTCCTTACCTTATGCTGATTCGACAAAATATAGAGAACTTTCATCGGTTGTCCCTCGACAAAGTTACGCGTTCAAAGGAGGAAAGCCGAGGGAAAATTTTAG GCACCACTCCCCCATGCTGCTTGCTCAGTTTCAGAATGCCGTGACTCGCAAGGATATGGTGGAGATGTTTTCTTTTAAAGATTTTGAAGCG AATGGAGGAAACCTCGTTATACCTGCCGATAGATTATTACATGAAGTAGCTTTCAAACTTTGGAAGactccaaagtatggagcatAA
- the LOC140871021 gene encoding uncharacterized protein isoform X2 → MWPGPAHEHIYLCIYWDWERELLHSSGASKMADKPSRALLLYGDGLAGSIGPHHTHLHSFASRACCGFLALPHTPHPGNEDARTIREFLELLDANEAFDNACLTIPFMMHQDAEGLVEHKSLEKCEFLTIRERFMGMKAAVITDNSSSRTIGDKLGLSVFQWNELCKDSHSQVRMPDLASEILGLIGFKEGKTLDTSQFDLVFAHIGANQKILDLKEIELVNDLAGEVMNIAESGIDLNSRLHMSIIMSYGSTLGDDLLNVSLPYADSTKYRELSSVVPRQSYAFKGGKPRENFRHHSPMLLAQFQNAVTRKDMVEMFSFKDFEANGGNLVIPADRLLHEVAFKLWKTPKYGA, encoded by the exons ATGTGGCCCGGCCCGGCCCACGAGCACATTTACTTGTGTATATACTGGGACTGGGAGAGGGAGCTGCTCCATTCAAGTGGAGCTTCAAAAATGGCGGACAAGCCAAGCAGAGCGTTGTTATTATACGGAGACGGATTAGCTGGATCCATTGGCCCCCATCACACTCACCTCCATTCCTTCGCGTCGCGGGCCTGCTGTGGTTTCTTGGCCCTCCCTCACACTcctcatccag GAAATGAGGATGCGAGAACAATTAGGGAGTTTTTGGAGTTGCTAGATGCAAATGAAGCATTTGACAATGCG TGCCTGACAATCCCTTTTATGATGCATCAGGATGCAGAAGGGCTAGTCGAACATAAATCTCTAGAAAAGTGTGaatttctgaccataagagagAG GTTCATGGGAATGAAGGCTGCTGTAATCACCGACAACTCGAGTTCGAGAACTATTGGAGACAAACTTGGGTTAAGTGTGTTCCAGTGGAATGAGCTATGCAAAGACAGTCATTCTCAGGTCAGGATGCCGGATTTAGCCTCCGAAATACTAGGATTGATTGGATTCAAAGAAGGGAAGACATTAGACACCAGCCAATTTGATTTAGTTTTTGCGCATATTGGTGCAAACCAAAAGATTCTCGATTTAAAAGAGATTGAACTTGTGAACGATTTGGCTGGTGAAGTAATGAATATTGCAGAATCTGGAATCGATTTGAATTCTCGTTTGCACATGTCTATTATAATGAGCTATGGATCTACCCTTGGGGATGACCTTTTAAATGTTTCCTTACCTTATGCTGATTCGACAAAATATAGAGAACTTTCATCGGTTGTCCCTCGACAAAGTTACGCGTTCAAAGGAGGAAAGCCGAGGGAAAATTTTAG GCACCACTCCCCCATGCTGCTTGCTCAGTTTCAGAATGCCGTGACTCGCAAGGATATGGTGGAGATGTTTTCTTTTAAAGATTTTGAAGCG AATGGAGGAAACCTCGTTATACCTGCCGATAGATTATTACATGAAGTAGCTTTCAAACTTTGGAAGactccaaagtatggagcatAA
- the LOC140870948 gene encoding uncharacterized protein, whose amino-acid sequence MFEESASAIPSSIWAFINSWFTPTVLFVLLNLMIGTIALTSTFATQKQPQNLQDSSSQNENNQPKISKSSSLLQRLKSINFHPHFSSHDAQNLSINHHKSSEDSDNQFQAQLFETQSHYFFQESPLENHETTPQSQGGYVLEHAHVQNPLETESHFTVEQKDSSLEDLKPGHDEKGEEIERPAMDEVYSHFSRTKSDTQPASGEIPTKLPARMKKSASLKSPFRHFEEEEIVETRRPETVRENGNGKVADGDEEVDARANDFINKFKQQLKLQKLNSIIRYKDMVGRAAGAGGR is encoded by the coding sequence ATGTTTGAAGAATCTGCATCTGCAATACCTTCTTCAATATGGGCATTCATCAACAGTTGGTTCACTCCCACTGTTCTCTTTGTACTTCTAAATCTCATGATAGGTACCATTGCTCTTACCTCTACTTTTGCCACTCAAAAACAACCTCAAAACTTGCAAGACAgttcatctcaaaatgaaaacAATCAGCCCAAAATCTCCAAATCCTCGTCGCTTCTCCAGCGTTTGAAATCTATCAATTTCCACCCGCACTTCTCTTCTCATGATGCTCAAAATCTGTCCATTAATCATCACAAATCTAGCGAAGATTCCGACAACCAGTTTCAAGCTCAACTTTTTGAAACACAGTCCCACTATTTTTTCCAAGAAAGTCCCCTAGAGAATCATGAAACAACCCCCCAGTCACAAGGTGGATACGTTTTAGAACATGCCCATGTACAGAATCCCCTGGAAACGGAATCCCATTTCACTGTCGAACAAAAAGATTCGAGCTTGGAAGATCTTAAACCTGGACATGACGAGAAAGGTGAAGAAATTGAGCGGCCGGCCATGGATGAAGTTTACAGTCACTTTAGCAGGACTAAATCAGACACGCAACCTGCTTCTGGAGAGATCCCGACCAAACTCCCTGCAAGAATGAAGAAATCGGCGAGCTTGAAATCCCCTTTTCGTCATTTTGAAGAAGAGGAAATTGTCGAGACGCGGCGGCCGGAGACCGTAAGGGAGAATGGGAACGGTAAAGTGGCAGACGGTGACGAAGAAGTGGATGCAAGAGCCAATGATTTTATCAACAAATTCAAGCAGCAGTTGAAGCTTCAGAAGCTGAACTCCATCATCAGGTACAAGGACATGGTTGGGAGAGCTGCCGGTGCCGGAGGGAGGTAG
- the LOC140870947 gene encoding zinc transporter 4, chloroplastic-like — MPMSFLEDLLPVIWSENFRGNIRFHSDLFQQKLSQSMSNTVCGPQDEESEGCRDADYALILKLVAIGAILAAGVCGVAIPLFGKKRRFLRTDSNLFVAAKAFAAGVILATGFVHMLPDATSSLTSPCLPEMPWSKFPFSGFIAMMASLATLLADFIGTQYYARKQERQSPIVARSDSLDAVPESGIIQVEPRGRNSKVFGEEEGGAMHIVGMHAHAAHHRHSHSQEEGACEGRIPEHSHSHSHSHGIGDDEGIRHIVVSQVLELGIVSHSVIIGLSLGVSHSPCTIKPLIGALSFHQFFEGFALGGCISQAHFRTLHSTLMACFFALTTPIGIAVGIGISSIYNSNSPRALVIEGVFDSISAGILVYMALVDLIAADFLSKRMSCNVRLQVLSYFALFVGATMMSLLALWA; from the exons ATGCCCATGTCATTTCTTGAG GATTTGTTGCCGGTGATCTGGAGTGAGAATTTCAGAGGGAACATACGGTTTCACTCGG ACTTATTTCAACAAAAGCTTTCCCAATCCATGTCCAACACGGTATGTGGCCCTCAAGACGAGGAGTCGGAAGGATGCCGGGATGCAGACTATGCTCTCATCCTTAAACTGGTGGCGATTGGGGCGATTCTCGCTGCAGGAGTTTGTGGTGTGGCCATTCCTCTATTCGGCAAGAAACGCCGGTTCCTCAGGACTGATTCAAACCTCTTTGTAGCTGCCAAAGCATTTGCCGCCGGTGTAATCCTCGCCACAGGATTTGTCCACATGTTACCCGATGCCACATCATCGTTGACGAGCCCTTGTCTTCCAGAAATGCCATGGTCGAAGTTTCCATTTTCTGGTTTTATTGCAATGATGGCTTCATTGGCCACGTTATTAGCTGATTTTATTGGTACCCAGTACTATGCGAGGAAACAGGAAAGGCAAAGCCCAATTGTTGCTCGGTCCGATTCGTTGGATGCAGTACCTGAATCCGGGATCATTCAAGTGGAGCCAAGGGGGCGTAACAGTAAAGTATTTGGAGAAGAAGAAGGCGGTGCGATGCACATTGTGGGAATGCATGCACATGCAGCACATCACAGACACAGCCACTCACAAGAAGAGGGAGCTTGTGAAGGTCGTATTCCAGAGCATTCACACAGTCATTCCCACTCACATGGGATTGGAGACGACGAGGGCATTAGACACATTGTTGTTTCACAG GTTTTAGAACTTGGGATTGTGTCACATTCTGTGATAATAGGTCTATCCCTTGGAGTTTCGCACAGCCCGTGTACTATTAAACCGTTGATTGGAGCactctcatttcatcaattcttCGAGGGGTTCGCTCTAGGAGGGTGCATTTCACAGGCTCATTTTAGGACCCTACACTCGACATTGATGGCATGTTTTTTTGCCTTGACGACCCCCATAGGGATAGCTGTGGGGATCGGGATTTCATCGATTTATAATTCCAACAGCCCACGAGCTCTAGTTATCGAAGGAGTGTTCGACTCAATATCTGCTGGAATTCTTGTGTACATGGCTTTGGTGGATTTGATTGCTGCTGATTTCTTGAGCAAGAGAATGAGCTGCAATGTGAGGCTTCAAGTATTGTCATATTTTGCTCTGTTCGTAGGTGCCACAATGATGTCTTTACTGGCTTTATGGGCTTAA
- the LOC140871020 gene encoding glycine dehydrogenase (decarboxylating), mitochondrial, whose product MERARKLVNRAILKRLVSESKHPRAGESTGPVSMCRSSRYVSSLSPSGVPRGSNVFKVSDSNPRSLVHHTSTRSISTEALKPSDTFPRRHNSASPEEQSRMAESVGFNSLDSLIDATVPKSIRIDKMTLPIFDKGLTEAQMLQHMQDLASKNKIFKSFIGMGYYNTFVPPVILRNIMENPGWYTQYTPYQAEIAQGRLESLLNFQTMVTDLTALPMSNASLLDEGTAAAEAMAMCNNIQKGKKKTFIIASNCHPQTIDVCKTRADGFDLKVVVSDVNKIDYKSGDVCGVLVQYPGTEGEILDYGEFIKNAHAHGVKVVMASDLLALTLLKPPGELGADIAVGSAQRFGVPMGYGGPHAAFLATSQEYKRMMPGRIIGVSVDSSGKPALRMAMQTREQHIRRDKATSNICTAQALLANMAAMYAVYHGPEGLKTISQRVHGLAATFAAGLKKLGTAEVQSLPFFDTVKVKSVDSKAIADAAIKSEINLRIVDKNTITVSFDETTTLEDVDKLFEVFACGKPVKFTAESLAPEVQNLIPSGLARGSPYLTHSIFNSYHTEHELLRYLHRLQSKDLSLCHSMIPLGSCTMKLNATTEMMPVTWPAFADLHPFAPIEQSKGYQEMFKNLGEMLCTITGFDSFSLQPNAGAAGEYAGLMVIRAYHMSRGDHHRNVCIIPVSAHGTNPASAAMCGMKIVAVGTDAKGNINIEELRKAAEANKENLAALMVTYPSTHGVYEEGIDEICKIIHDNGGQVYMDGANMNAQVGLTSPGFIGADVCHLNLHKTFCIPHGGGGPGMGPIGVKQHLAPFLPSHPVIPTGGIPAPPQSQPLGAISAAPWGSALILPISYTYISMMGSKGLTDASKIAILNANYMAKRLEDHYPILFRGVNGTVAHEFIVDLRGFKNTAGIEPEDVAKRLIDYGFHGPTMSWPVPGTLMIEPTESESKAELDRFCDALISIREEITLIEKGKADIHNNVLKGAPHPPSLLMADTWTKPYSREYAAYPAAWLKTAKFWPTTGRVDNVYGDRNLICTLLPVSQMAEEAAAATA is encoded by the exons ATGGAGCGCGCTCGCAAACTGGTGAACCGGGCCATCCTCAAACGCCTGGTTTCAGAATCCAAGCACCCACGTGCCGGCGAATCAACCGGCCCAGTATCAATGTGCAGATCCTCCAGGTACGTCTCCTCGTTATCTCCGAGCGGTGTGCCCCGCGGCAGCAATGTTTTTAAGGTTTCTGATTCGAATCCGAGGAGTTTGGTGCATCACACGAGCACCCGATCCATTTCCACGGAGGCCCTGAAACCCAGCGACACCTTTCCTCGCCGCCATAACTCGGCCTCGCCGGAGGAACAATCCAGAATGGCTGAATCTGTGGGCTTCAATAGTCTTGATTCACTGATTGATGCAactgtgcctaaatctattcgTATTGATAAGATGACGTTGCCTATTTTTGACAAGGGCTTGACAGAGGCACAGATGCTTCAACATATGCAAGATTTGGCATCTAAAAACAAGATTTTTAAGTCATTTATTGGAATGGGATACTATAATACTTTTGTCCCCCCCGTAATCCTGAGGAATATTATGGAGAATCCAGGGTGGTATACTCAGTATACGCCTTATCAAGCTGAGATTGCTCAAGGGAGGCTCGAATCATTGTTAAATTTTCAGACAATGGTGACAGATCTCACTGCTCTGCCCATGTCGAATGCTTCCTTGCTCGATGAGGGGACCGCCGCCGCTGAGGCTATGGCTATGTGTAACAATATTCAGAAGGGGAAGAAGAAAACTTTTATCATTGCTAGTAATTGTCACCCGCAGACCATCGATGTGTGCAAGACTAGAGCTGATGGATTTGATCTTAAGGTCGTTGTTTCGGATGTTAACAAGATTGATTATAAGTCGGGGGATGTCTGCGGGGTGCTGGTTCAGTATCCGGGGACTGAGGGTGAGATTTTGGACTATGGGGAGTTCATTAAGAATGCTCATGCCCATGGGGTTAAGGTTGTCATGGCCTCTGATTTACTGGCTTTGACATTGTTGAAGCCGCCAGGTGAGTTGGGTGCAGATATTGCGGTTGGCTCGGCTCAAAGATTTGGTGTACCGATGGGTTATGGAGGCCCACACGCTGCTTTTTTGGCTACTTCCCAAGAGTATAAGAGGATGATGCCCGGAAGAATTATCGGGGTTAGTGTTGATTCTTCAGGAAAACCTGCTCTTCGTATGGCTATGCAGACGAGGGAGCAGCATATTCGTCGTGACAAGGCAACGAGCAACATTTGCACTGCTCAG GCGTTACTTGCAAACATGGCTGCTATGTATGCTGTTTATCATGGaccagaaggcctaaaaaccaTATCCCAAAGGGTCCATGGACTGGCTGCAACCTTTGCTGCTGGATTGAAAAAGCTTGGGACTGCAGAAGTCCAGAGCCTGCCCTTCTTCGACACTGTGAAGGTCAAATCTGTAGACTCAAAGGCCATTGCCGATGCTGCTATCAAGAGTGAAATAAACTTACGTATTGTTGACAAGAATACT ATCACCGTTTCGTTTGATGAAACAACTACCTTAGAAGACGTGGACAAGCTCTTTGAAGTATTTGCCTGTGGGAAACCT GTCAAATTTACTGCCGAGTCTCTCGCACCGGAGGTTCAAAATCTGATTCCTTCAGGGCTAGCCAGGGGGAGTCCATACCTGACTCACTCTATATTCAACTC GTACCATACAGAACATGAGCTTCTAAGATACCTTCATAGGCTTCAATCAAAGGATCTATCGTTGTGCCACAGCATGATTCCATTGGGATCCTGTACGATGAAGCTGAATGCAACGACAGAGATGATGCCAGTGACATGGCCTGCATTTGCAGACCTTCATCCTTTTGCCCCAATCGAGCAGTCCAAGGGTTACCAA GAAATGTTCAAAAATTTAGGTGAAATGTTGTGCACAATTACTGGGTTTGATTCCTTCTCTCTGCAACCCAATGCCGGTGCTGCTGGAGAGTATGCTGGACTTATGGTCATCCGCGCATATCACATG TCGAGAGGAGACCACCACCGAAATGTCTGTATCATTCCAGTGTCGGCACATGGAACAAACCCTGCAAGTGCTGCCATGTGTGGGATGAAAATCGTTGCAGTTGGAACTGATGCAAAGGGAAATATTAACATTGAAGAGCTACGGAAAGCTGCAGAAGCAAATAAAGAGAACTTAGCTGCTCTTATG GTTACGTATCCTTCAACTCATGGAGTTTATGAGGAAGGCATCGACGAAATATGCAAAATAATTCACGACAATGGTGGACAGGTTTACATGGATGGAGCTAACATGAACGCTCAG GTTGGTTTGACAAGCCCCGGATTTATCGGTGCCGATGTTTGCCATCTCAATCTCCATAAAACATTCTGTATTCCCCATGGTGGAGGTGGACCTGGTATGGGACCAATTGGGGTGAAGCAGCACCTAGCACCATTTCTACCATCACATCCTGTG ATACCTACAGGAGGCATACCTGCACCGCCTCAATCTCAGCCCCTTGGTGCTATTTCTGCCGCACCTTGGGGCTCTGCTCTCATTTTACCTATATCATACACTTATATTTCCATGATGGGTTCAAAGGGACTAACTGATGCATCTaagatagctatcttgaatGCAAACTACATGGCAAAACGGTTGGAG GATCATTACCCCATTCTTTTCCGGGGTGTCAATGGGACAGTTGCCCATGAGTTCATTGTAGATTTGAGAGGGTTTAAG AATACTGCTGGAATTGAGCCTGAAGACGTTGCAAAACGTCTAATTGACTATGGATTTCATGGACCGACAATGTCATGGCCAGTTCCTGGTACACTCATGATTGAACCTACAGAAAGTGAAAGCAAG GCAGAGCTTGACAGGTTCTGTGATGCTCTTATCTCCATCAGAGAAGAAATTACACTGATTGAGAAAGGAAAAGCTGACATTCACAACAATGTTCTCAAG GGCGCTCCTCACCCACCGTCATTGCTCATGGCTGATACCTGGACTAAACCATATTCACGTGAATACGCAGCTTACCCTGCTGCATGGCTCAAAACTGCAAAGTTTTGGCCAACTACAG GACGCGTGGACAATGTATACGGTGATCGCAACCTTATCTGCACTCTCCTTCCGGTATCACAGATGGCAGAAGAAGCAGCTGCAGCCACCGCATGA